A window of the Pedobacter frigiditerrae genome harbors these coding sequences:
- the rplC gene encoding 50S ribosomal protein L3: MSGIIGKKVGMTSIFDAEGKNIPCTVIEAGPCVVTQVKTEEKDGYVSVQLGYDEAKEKNTTQPLKGHFAKASTTPKRKLVEFPQFPQSLSLGDTVTVDVFAEGDFVDVVGTSKGKGFQGVVKRHGFGGVGGQTHGQHNRLRAPGSLGAASYPARVFKGMRMAGRTGGDRVKVQNLQVLKVYAEQNLIVVSGSIPGAKGSYVILDK; encoded by the coding sequence ATGTCAGGTATTATTGGAAAAAAAGTAGGAATGACCAGCATTTTTGACGCCGAAGGAAAGAACATTCCTTGTACGGTGATCGAAGCTGGACCTTGTGTTGTTACACAAGTTAAGACCGAAGAGAAAGATGGCTATGTTTCAGTTCAACTGGGATATGATGAAGCCAAAGAAAAAAACACTACTCAGCCCTTAAAAGGTCACTTTGCGAAAGCAAGTACAACTCCGAAACGCAAGTTGGTAGAATTCCCTCAGTTCCCACAATCACTTAGTTTAGGTGATACTGTAACTGTTGATGTATTCGCTGAAGGCGATTTTGTTGATGTTGTAGGTACCTCAAAAGGTAAAGGATTTCAAGGTGTTGTAAAACGTCACGGTTTTGGTGGTGTGGGTGGTCAAACTCACGGTCAGCACAACAGGTTACGTGCACCAGGTTCATTGGGTGCTGCATCTTATCCAGCTCGTGTATTCAAAGGAATGCGCATGGCAGGTAGAACTGGTGGAGACAGAGTAAAAGTTCAAAACTTACAAGTATTGAAAGTTTATGCTGAGCAAAACCTTATTGTAGTTAGTGGTTCCATTCCAGGAGCTAAAGGTTCTTACGTAATCTTAGATAAGTAA
- the rplD gene encoding 50S ribosomal protein L4, producing the protein MEVKVKNISGKETGAKVQLPESVFGITPSDHAIYLDVKQYLANQRQGTHKSKQRNEIAGSTRKLYKQKGTGGARAGSIKSPLFNGGGRVFGPQPRDYSFKLNKKLKSLARKSALSYKAIDNNVVVLEDFTFDNVKTKNYINLVNALDLAGEKTLLVLPAQNNNIYLSSRNIQKAKVTTADQLNTYDVLNAGKLLFTADSLKTLEEAFAK; encoded by the coding sequence ATGGAAGTTAAAGTAAAAAACATTTCAGGAAAAGAGACAGGTGCCAAGGTGCAACTTCCTGAGTCGGTATTTGGTATTACACCAAGCGACCACGCGATTTATTTAGATGTAAAACAGTATTTGGCTAACCAACGTCAAGGAACTCACAAATCTAAACAACGTAACGAAATTGCTGGTTCAACCCGCAAGTTATATAAACAAAAAGGTACAGGCGGTGCTCGTGCCGGAAGCATTAAATCTCCATTGTTTAATGGTGGTGGTCGTGTTTTTGGTCCACAGCCAAGAGACTATAGTTTTAAATTGAACAAAAAATTAAAATCATTAGCACGTAAATCAGCTTTATCATATAAAGCAATTGATAACAATGTGGTAGTATTAGAAGATTTTACTTTTGACAACGTTAAAACTAAAAACTATATCAATTTAGTTAATGCATTAGATTTAGCTGGAGAGAAAACATTGTTAGTTTTGCCTGCACAAAATAATAATATCTATTTATCAAGCAGAAATATTCAGAAAGCTAAAGTTACTACTGCAGATCAGTTAAATACTTATGATGTATTAAACGCAGGTAAACTTTTGTTCACTGCAGATTCGCTTAAAACATTGGAGGAGGCATTTGCCAAGTAA
- the rplW gene encoding 50S ribosomal protein L23 produces MEILQKPILTEKASALTEKANRFTFRVDHRANKLQIKSAIEKMYGVNIIALNTMVVVGKLKSRNTKGGIVSGRSPKYKKAIVTLKDGETIDYYANI; encoded by the coding sequence ATGGAAATTTTACAAAAACCAATATTAACCGAAAAAGCTTCTGCATTAACTGAAAAAGCAAACCGTTTTACTTTCAGAGTAGATCACAGAGCTAATAAGTTGCAGATTAAATCGGCCATCGAAAAAATGTATGGAGTTAACATTATTGCTTTAAACACAATGGTTGTTGTAGGTAAGTTAAAATCTAGAAACACTAAAGGTGGTATCGTATCGGGTCGTAGCCCGAAATATAAAAAAGCTATTGTAACATTGAAAGATGGCGAAACAATAGATTATTACGCGAATATTTAA